One Actinopolymorpha sp. NPDC004070 DNA segment encodes these proteins:
- a CDS encoding winged helix-turn-helix transcriptional regulator, producing MPTSYGQFCPVAKAMELLDERWTLLVVRELVAGSRHFNALRRGVPRMSPALLSKRLNTLVRAGVVERRQAGNRITYELTPAGRELEPVIDALGRWGIRWIPELGDADLDPHLLMWDVHRNLAYEAVPDSRTVLKFSFPDVTDAPRDWWLVITTDGVDVCDHDPGFDVLVSVETRLRTLTQVWRGDLTWTAALRSGDLDVRGDPSARKALPRWLKLSPHASTPRPAPA from the coding sequence ATGCCGACCAGCTACGGGCAGTTCTGCCCGGTCGCCAAGGCGATGGAGCTGCTGGACGAACGCTGGACGCTGCTGGTCGTCCGTGAACTCGTGGCCGGCAGCCGGCACTTCAACGCGTTGCGGCGCGGCGTGCCCCGAATGTCTCCGGCGCTGCTGTCCAAGCGGCTGAACACCCTGGTCCGGGCCGGCGTCGTCGAACGCCGGCAGGCCGGCAACCGGATCACCTACGAGCTGACCCCGGCGGGCAGGGAGCTCGAACCCGTCATCGACGCGCTCGGCCGGTGGGGGATCCGCTGGATCCCCGAACTCGGTGACGCCGACCTCGATCCGCACCTGCTGATGTGGGACGTACACCGCAACCTCGCCTACGAGGCGGTTCCGGACTCGCGGACGGTGCTGAAGTTCAGCTTCCCCGACGTCACCGACGCGCCCCGGGACTGGTGGCTGGTCATCACCACCGACGGCGTGGACGTCTGCGACCACGACCCCGGCTTCGACGTACTCGTCTCCGTGGAGACCAGGCTGCGTACCCTCACGCAGGTGTGGCGCGGCGACCTCACCTGGACCGCGGCGCTGCGGTCCGGCGATCTCGACGTACGCGGAGATCCGAGCGCACGCAAGGCTTTGCCGCGGTGGCTGAAACTGTCACCACACGCGTCCACCCCTCGACCCGCACCGGCCTGA
- a CDS encoding class I SAM-dependent methyltransferase → MSIQTVQTTPQPTLAEQVPVLLSRIAGYVAHRTVVIGLRAGLLRGVADRPGISADGLAGHLGLDPFYVSVWCRSAFAAGILARRGDGNDGDGDGFVLEPHLETLLLDTSSSAYIGDVFLVCAAPEMFDRFEENLASGRRMWWDDTTPDWISGVAGAGTPFYTRLIPAGLAHVPGLADRLAEGCRIVDTACGSGVGLVRLATTYPNCTIVGVDGDRHSVEVARERIRAVGVEDRVRLVCTPLEDMALEEPAGLVVNNISMHECRDADLVTRNVAAALEPGGWFVISDFPFPDSDAGLRTPPGQVMCGIQFFEAQIDDQLVPRSTYDDLLARHGFTDVGSVQLTPMHALTYGQVPPAGSGG, encoded by the coding sequence ATGAGCATCCAGACCGTCCAGACGACCCCTCAGCCCACTCTCGCCGAGCAGGTACCGGTGCTGTTGTCCAGGATCGCCGGATATGTCGCGCACCGCACGGTGGTGATCGGCCTGCGGGCCGGACTGCTGCGCGGCGTTGCCGACAGGCCCGGCATCAGCGCGGACGGGCTCGCCGGCCACCTGGGCCTCGACCCGTTCTACGTCTCGGTGTGGTGCCGGAGCGCGTTCGCGGCCGGGATCCTCGCCCGCCGCGGCGACGGCAACGACGGCGACGGCGACGGATTCGTGCTCGAACCCCACCTGGAGACCCTGCTCCTCGACACCTCCTCATCCGCGTACATCGGCGACGTGTTCCTCGTCTGCGCGGCGCCGGAGATGTTCGACAGGTTCGAGGAGAACCTCGCCAGCGGCCGGCGGATGTGGTGGGACGACACGACGCCCGACTGGATCAGCGGGGTCGCCGGTGCCGGCACGCCGTTCTACACCCGGCTGATACCGGCGGGGCTGGCGCACGTACCCGGCTTGGCCGACCGGCTCGCCGAAGGCTGCCGCATCGTCGACACGGCGTGCGGGTCGGGCGTGGGCCTGGTCCGGCTGGCGACCACGTACCCGAACTGCACGATCGTCGGCGTCGACGGCGACCGGCACTCCGTCGAGGTCGCGCGCGAGCGGATCCGCGCAGTGGGCGTGGAGGACCGCGTCCGCTTGGTGTGCACTCCGCTGGAGGACATGGCACTGGAGGAGCCGGCCGGGCTGGTGGTCAACAACATTTCCATGCACGAGTGCCGGGACGCCGACCTGGTCACTCGCAACGTCGCTGCGGCGCTCGAGCCCGGCGGCTGGTTCGTGATCTCGGACTTCCCGTTCCCCGACTCCGACGCCGGGCTGCGGACGCCTCCCGGTCAGGTGATGTGCGGCATCCAGTTCTTCGAGGCGCAGATCGACGACCAGCTCGTACCCCGGTCGACGTACGACGATCTCCTTGCCCGGCACGGATTCACCGACGTCGGTTCGGTGCAGCTGACGCCGATGCACGCGCTCACCTACGGGCAGGTACCCCCGGCTGGTTCCGGCGGGTGA
- a CDS encoding MarR family winged helix-turn-helix transcriptional regulator, with translation MPSPAVQATSLIVRLARELRTALDQRFAPFGLTSQQAGLLVHVFTGQSSPRRLADLLGTDTAGITRLVDRLAAKELVRRAPDPADRRAVVVELTAAGRSLIPELPPVFEAVAADLTRGVDPGDAAALLQTMLGNLKPAENTD, from the coding sequence ATGCCCAGCCCCGCGGTCCAGGCCACGAGCCTCATCGTCCGGCTCGCCCGCGAACTGCGGACCGCGCTGGACCAGCGCTTCGCCCCATTCGGCCTGACGTCGCAACAGGCCGGCCTCCTCGTCCACGTCTTCACCGGGCAGTCCAGTCCACGCCGGCTGGCCGACCTGCTCGGTACGGACACCGCCGGCATCACCCGGTTGGTCGACCGCTTGGCTGCGAAGGAACTCGTCCGGCGTGCGCCCGACCCGGCCGACCGCCGCGCCGTGGTCGTCGAGCTCACCGCCGCCGGGCGTTCGCTGATCCCCGAGCTGCCACCGGTCTTCGAGGCTGTCGCCGCCGACCTGACCCGAGGCGTCGACCCGGGCGACGCGGCCGCCCTCCTCCAGACAATGCTCGGGAATCTCAAGCCGGCCGAGAACACCGACTGA
- the katG gene encoding catalase/peroxidase HPI — MSDHASESENPAIPSPTPKTDRPRTIQDWWPDALDLKVLAPNSDRTNPMGPDFDYAEEFKKLDLDELKRDVVEVMTTSQDWWPADYGHYGPLFIRMSWHSAGTYRIADGRGGGGAGAQRFAPLNSWPDNASLDKARRLLWPVKQKYGRKISWADLLVFAGNCALESMGFKTFGFGFGREDIYAPEEIFWGPEDTWLGDERYSGDRELSGPLGAVQMGLIYVNPEGPNGNPDPIAAARDIRETFARMAMNDEETVALIAGGHSFGKTHGAGPADSVGPEPEAAPIEQQGLGWKSTYGTGKGGDAITSGLEVVWTSTPTKWSMGFFKNLFEFEWELSQSPAGANQWVAKDSEATIPDPHDPTKKRRPTMLTTDLALRFDPVYERISRRFLENPEEFALAFAKAWYKLLHRDMGPVSRYLGPWVAEPQLWQDPVPAVDHELVDADDIAALKAKLLDSGLSTSQLVSTAWSAAASFRGTDKRGGANGGRLRLAPQKDWEVNSPAELSKVLLVLEQLQQDFNSSQSGGKKISLADLIVLGGCAAVEQAAKNAGHDITVPFAPGRTDASQEETDVESFSVLEPKADGFRNYLREGEKLSPETLLLERAYMLNLTPPEMAVLVGGMRALNANHGQSRHGVLTDQPGVLTNDFFANLLTMANEWKPSESTENVYEGRDRATGEVRWTATAVDLIFGANAQLRGISEVYAADDAKEKFARDFVAAWDKVMNLDRFELR, encoded by the coding sequence GTGTCTGACCATGCCAGCGAGAGCGAGAACCCAGCAATCCCCTCCCCGACTCCGAAGACGGACCGGCCGAGGACGATCCAGGACTGGTGGCCCGACGCACTGGACCTGAAGGTCCTCGCGCCGAACTCCGACCGGACCAACCCGATGGGCCCGGACTTCGACTACGCGGAGGAGTTCAAGAAGCTCGACCTCGACGAGCTCAAGCGCGACGTCGTCGAGGTGATGACGACCTCGCAGGACTGGTGGCCCGCGGACTACGGCCACTACGGCCCGCTGTTCATCCGGATGAGCTGGCACTCCGCCGGCACCTACCGCATCGCCGACGGTCGGGGTGGTGGTGGCGCCGGTGCACAGCGGTTCGCTCCCCTCAACAGTTGGCCCGACAACGCCAGCCTGGACAAGGCTCGCCGGCTGCTGTGGCCGGTGAAGCAGAAGTACGGCCGCAAGATCTCCTGGGCCGACCTGCTGGTCTTCGCGGGCAACTGCGCCCTGGAGTCGATGGGCTTCAAGACGTTCGGCTTCGGCTTCGGACGCGAGGACATCTACGCGCCCGAGGAGATCTTCTGGGGTCCTGAGGACACCTGGCTGGGCGACGAGCGCTACAGCGGCGACCGGGAGCTGTCCGGTCCGCTGGGTGCGGTGCAGATGGGCCTGATCTACGTCAACCCGGAGGGCCCGAACGGAAATCCCGACCCGATCGCAGCCGCCCGGGACATCCGCGAGACGTTCGCCCGGATGGCGATGAACGACGAGGAGACCGTCGCGCTGATCGCCGGCGGCCACTCGTTCGGCAAGACCCACGGCGCGGGCCCCGCGGACAGCGTCGGCCCCGAGCCGGAGGCGGCGCCCATCGAGCAGCAGGGCCTGGGGTGGAAGAGCACCTACGGCACCGGCAAGGGCGGGGACGCGATCACCAGCGGTCTCGAGGTGGTCTGGACCAGCACGCCCACCAAGTGGAGCATGGGGTTCTTCAAGAACCTCTTCGAGTTCGAGTGGGAGCTTTCGCAGAGCCCGGCCGGTGCGAACCAGTGGGTCGCGAAGGACTCCGAGGCGACGATCCCGGACCCGCACGACCCCACCAAGAAGCGTCGCCCGACGATGCTGACGACGGACCTGGCCCTGCGGTTCGACCCGGTGTACGAGCGGATCTCCCGCCGGTTCCTGGAGAACCCGGAGGAGTTCGCGCTGGCGTTCGCCAAGGCCTGGTACAAGCTGCTGCACCGTGACATGGGCCCGGTCTCGCGGTACCTCGGGCCGTGGGTCGCCGAGCCGCAGCTGTGGCAGGACCCGGTGCCCGCGGTCGACCACGAGCTGGTCGACGCCGACGACATCGCCGCCCTCAAGGCCAAGCTCCTCGACTCCGGCCTGTCCACCTCCCAGCTGGTCTCCACCGCGTGGTCGGCGGCGGCGAGCTTCCGTGGCACGGACAAGCGTGGTGGCGCCAACGGCGGCCGGCTTCGTCTCGCGCCGCAGAAGGACTGGGAGGTCAACAGTCCCGCCGAGCTGTCCAAGGTGTTGCTGGTTCTCGAACAGCTCCAGCAGGATTTCAACAGCTCGCAGTCGGGCGGGAAGAAGATCTCGCTGGCCGACCTGATCGTCCTGGGCGGTTGCGCGGCCGTGGAGCAGGCGGCGAAGAACGCCGGCCACGACATCACGGTGCCGTTCGCACCCGGCCGTACGGACGCCTCGCAGGAGGAGACCGACGTGGAGTCGTTCTCCGTACTGGAGCCGAAGGCCGACGGGTTCCGCAACTACCTGCGTGAGGGCGAGAAGCTGTCGCCGGAGACGCTGCTGCTCGAGCGGGCGTACATGCTGAACCTCACCCCGCCGGAGATGGCCGTCCTGGTCGGTGGCATGCGGGCACTGAACGCCAACCACGGGCAGTCCCGGCACGGCGTTCTCACCGACCAGCCAGGTGTGCTGACGAACGACTTCTTCGCCAACCTGCTCACCATGGCCAACGAGTGGAAGCCGTCGGAGTCCACGGAGAACGTCTACGAGGGCAGGGACCGCGCCACCGGTGAGGTCAGGTGGACGGCCACCGCCGTCGACCTGATCTTCGGTGCCAACGCCCAGCTGCGTGGCATCTCCGAGGTCTACGCGGCCGACGACGCGAAGGAGAAGTTCGCTCGCGACTTCGTGGCGGCCTGGGACAAGGTCATGAACCTCGACCGGTTCGAGCTGCGCTGA
- a CDS encoding dihydrofolate reductase family protein encodes MRKLTAGLFISLDGVIDNPQDWHFPYFNDEMGAAVDAQLGAADTLLLGRVTYDSFAGAWPDRETAGGEDAPFAKKLGDARKIVVSRQDLEFTWRNSEVLKGDLVEAVTALKNEPGDQIGMSGSVSVVRQLLAAGLVDELHLLVHPIAVRKGARLFEDADTSIPLRLLSSKAFSTGVLHLVYTTDESAPDGTYEEAKAHLPQEDS; translated from the coding sequence ATGCGGAAGCTCACCGCTGGTCTGTTCATTTCGCTGGACGGGGTCATCGACAACCCGCAGGACTGGCATTTCCCGTACTTCAACGACGAGATGGGTGCCGCTGTCGACGCCCAGCTCGGCGCCGCCGACACGCTTCTGCTCGGCCGGGTGACCTACGACAGCTTCGCGGGTGCGTGGCCGGACCGCGAGACGGCCGGCGGGGAGGATGCTCCGTTCGCCAAGAAGCTGGGTGACGCCCGCAAGATCGTCGTCTCCCGGCAGGACCTCGAGTTCACCTGGCGTAACTCCGAGGTGCTGAAGGGCGATCTGGTCGAGGCCGTGACCGCTCTGAAGAACGAGCCGGGAGACCAGATCGGGATGAGCGGTTCGGTGTCGGTCGTACGCCAACTGCTGGCTGCCGGGCTCGTCGACGAACTGCACCTGCTGGTCCACCCGATCGCGGTGCGCAAGGGGGCGCGGCTGTTCGAGGACGCGGACACCTCGATCCCGCTGCGGCTGCTGTCGTCGAAGGCGTTCAGCACGGGCGTACTCCACCTCGTCTACACCACCGACGAGTCCGCTCCCGACGGGACGTACGAGGAAGCGAAGGCGCACCTGCCCCAGGAGGACAGCTGA
- a CDS encoding Fur family transcriptional regulator translates to MLRDAALRVTRPRVAVLSAVHDLPHADTDSIIGAVRSNLGVVSHQAVYDVLHALTAAGLVRRIQPLGSVARYEARVGDNHHHVVCRSCGAIADVDCAVGETPCLTAADDSGFEIDEAEVIYWGRCPDCVASSDQQAASTK, encoded by the coding sequence ATGCTCCGCGACGCCGCCCTCCGGGTGACGCGCCCGCGGGTGGCGGTGCTGTCCGCGGTGCACGACCTTCCCCACGCCGACACCGACTCGATCATCGGTGCCGTACGCAGCAATCTCGGCGTCGTCTCCCACCAGGCCGTCTACGACGTACTCCACGCGCTCACCGCGGCGGGTCTGGTGCGCCGCATCCAGCCGCTCGGCTCGGTGGCGAGGTACGAGGCCCGGGTCGGCGACAACCACCATCACGTGGTCTGCCGCTCGTGCGGTGCCATCGCCGACGTCGACTGCGCGGTGGGCGAGACGCCCTGCCTGACGGCGGCCGACGACTCGGGTTTCGAAATCGACGAGGCCGAGGTCATCTACTGGGGCAGATGTCCTGACTGTGTGGCGAGCAGCGACCAGCAAGCAGCCAGCACCAAGTAA
- a CDS encoding nuclear transport factor 2 family protein, translating into MPALEEEFRQFFERFDTSGADVFHEQFLSLDPARAAVVTRDQLRAVLPRRAQMFGSVGATGTRLRDLDARPLDELHALVETHWDVDFADENAEPLTLHATYLLRRTDDGWSVVVYLNHQDIGGVIANRGQTAST; encoded by the coding sequence ATGCCTGCCCTGGAAGAGGAGTTTCGACAGTTCTTCGAGCGGTTCGACACCAGCGGTGCCGACGTCTTCCACGAACAGTTCCTCAGTCTCGACCCGGCCAGGGCCGCCGTCGTGACCCGCGACCAGCTGCGAGCCGTGCTTCCCCGGCGCGCCCAGATGTTCGGCTCGGTCGGGGCGACCGGCACCCGCCTCCGCGATCTCGACGCCCGCCCGCTCGACGAACTCCACGCCCTCGTGGAGACGCATTGGGACGTGGACTTCGCCGACGAGAACGCCGAACCGCTCACGCTGCACGCCACCTACCTGCTTCGCCGCACAGACGACGGCTGGAGCGTCGTCGTCTACCTGAACCACCAGGACATCGGCGGCGTCATCGCCAACCGCGGCCAGACAGCCAGCACCTGA